The nucleotide sequence TCTTCGATTTTCTGCTCCAGAAGTCCCTCCGGGAATCCGTTCACTTTACAGACTTCCCTCAGTTTCTGAAGAACTGCCGCCTGAGTTTCCACCTTTTTTCGGGATTCATTGTCCTGCTCCATCTGCTCTCTGACGCCCTTTTCAAATTCTTCCACATTGTTATACCCCTGGGAGGACATATTTTCTGCCACAAAAGCATCATCCATCTGATCATAGATCATATCTGTTTTGCTGACAATCTTATTCACCGTTACATGGAATACAACCTCCTGCCCTGCCAGCTCCTCATTCTGGTAATCCTCCGGAAACGTCAGGTTAAGGTCTGTTTTTTCTCCCACTTTTTTCCCAATCAGCCCCTCTTCAAATCCATCAATAAAACTGTTGGAACCGATTTCCAGTACGGCGCCTTCTGCGGTTCCGCCGTTAAAGGCCTCTCCGTCTTTGATCCCTTCATAGTCAATGTTGACAAAATCTCCGTCTTCCACCGTATCCTTATCCAGATCTTCGTACACCGGATAAGAGGTCAGGATGGATTCAATGCGGCTTTTTACATCCTCATCCTTCACCTCATAAGTGCCAAGGCTTACTTCCAGTCCTTTGTACTCTCCCAGTTCCACATAATCATCCACATTGTATTCTATGGACGCTTTCTCTTTTTCTGAATCGTCCTTTTCCTCTGTCTTTTCTGTTTTTTCCGTGCTTTCTTTTTTCCCGCCTGTGTTCTTATTTCCTGTCCCACAGCCGCCCAGCAATGTCACCGCACATACCGTGCACAGTAATAACATCAGTTTTTTCTTCATAAAATATAACCCTTCTTTCTGAATATAAAATTCTGAAACCAGTGTGTTTTTCCGCTTTTTACCCTGCCTGAGCAGGCTGTCAGAAGCGGTTTTATTCAATAATTATAAAGAATAGCACATTTTCCTGAAAATGAAAAGGTTTCCATATGACAAAACACAAATAAATCACATTCTTTTGTTCCCATCCTTTAAAATGTATGATAAAATTTTATCCTGATCTGGTATCATTCAACGTTGAATGATATTTGTAAGGAAAGGAATGCTGATTATGCTGCAGGGTAATCAGGAATGTGTGTGAAGAATGAATCATAAGTACGGAAGGTTAAGTAATAATTTTAAACGGATTTTTCTTACGGACAATTTATCTTTTATTATGAATAAAGTGTTACTGTTTGCGATGCCTCTATGGATTATGGAGGTTACAGGCTCAGCAGTTATGTTATCCTTATACAATTCATCTATCGTCTTGACCAGTGTGCTCGTATCACCAGTGTCCGGAATTTTTTCAGACAGAATGAATAAGATAAAAATTATTAAATCAGGAAATATTCTGAAATTGCTTTCGGTTTTCCTCATTTTTTTACTGTTTCAGGAACCGGAAACGAATGTATATCTGATTATTGGTGTTTTTTTACTTCGTTATCTTTGTATTTCAGTGATTAATCCAAGTACCAGCTCACTGATTGTTCATATTGTTGATAAAAAGGAAATAGAGAATGCAGTTTATATTCAACAGCTGACCACGCAGGTTTTGCAGATTTTGTCACCTGCAATTGCCGGAATGCTTGTGTCCATGTTAAGTTATCGAAACATTTATCTGACAGACATTGTGGTGATAATTATTGTTCTGTGCCTGCTGTCAGGATTCAGTTATGAATCTGACAGTCAAAATGTTCAGAAAAAAGAAGAAAAAAATTCTTTCATTAAAAAGGAATTGTTAAAAAAACATTCCGCAGGAAAGGCCATTCCTGTTTTTCTGTTATGCGCCTCTGTTATCAATGTGCTTGGTTCTGCTATGGTACTTTCCATGCAGGTGTATATGGTGAATGATAAAATCAATAAAGCACTGGCAGGAATTTTATTTGCAGCTTCTCCAGCAGGCGGAATTATTGGAAGCCTTTTGGCGAAAAAGATTGGTTTGCAGAAATTTCACGTATATCATTCTATGTTTTTTGTATCACTTATGGGGATTTTTAATGTTGTCATGGGAATATTTGCGCATTTCCATCAGGTTTACTATTTTATCGCAGCTTATTTTATTTCCGGAATCTTTTTCGGATTAAGCAATGTACAGTTTGGGATATTTTATAAAAAATATATTCCAAAAGAAATACAGGGCCGATTCTTTGGATTTTTAAATTCAATTTTGTTGATTGCCACCCCGGCTGGAAATTTAATCAATGGTTTTTTCATTGAAGTAATGAATGTGTCTGCCTCTATCCTGCTGTTGGGAGGCTTAACCTGTATATCAGGTTTGCTGTTTGCGGGAATTACGAAAAAGATGTTTCACGGAACAGAAGAAATGTTTTTGTAATGGATAAATATGGATTAGACAGTTGTTTTTGAAATTAAAAAATGAATAGCAGCTTTGAGAATTGCAGCATTTGATATGATACCTCTAAAGGGTATGCTTGTCCACTGTAAGCAATGCCTGATACAGCTTCTCGTTCTCAATCTCGTCCAGTAAGTCCGCAACGGTGTTCGGCTCTGCCTGCTGTTCAGTGTCTGCCACTCCCTCAAGGTATTCGCCGAAGTCGCTCGCCCATCGATAAACCTCGGCTTCTTTCCAGATGCGCCATTTTCTGTCCTCACGCCCGTGGTTATATGCCATTCCCCGATATGCTATGTATAAGTCAAATCTGCGTTGCATGAGCAGACGGATAACTGCCCGAAAAAATCCTGATATGGAATTTTTATTATAACCTCTGCACCGCCTGTTTTATCGGAATTTTTAAGAGTAAGTTCCCCGTTGTGCTGCTTTACAATGCTGTTTGTGATATAAAGCCCCATGCCAAAGTGCATATTAGAGCTTCGGCTGTTGTCGCCCATAAAAAACTGCTCCCTTGCATGGTGCAAATCCTCATTTGTAAAACCAGTTCCCTCATCTGTTATAATAACTTGCAGAAAGTTTTCTTTCCTCTGCGTTTCCACATATATTGTTCCTCTTTGCGGGGAGTATTCTAAGGCATTATTGACAACATTCATAATTGCCCGTTCCAACAACAATTTATCCGCTTCAAAACATCCCATATCTGTTTCCATGCTTAAGCGAATTTCCTTTGTAACACATAACGCACTTGCCTGTGCTTCAATTTGTTCCATATAATCCGCTATATCAATTTTCTCTACTTGAAGCTGATAGCCTGTGACTGTACGGGATATATCAATCAAAGTCTTTATATATACTTGTATCTGTTCCGAACTTTCCGTAATATACCCTGCATATAATCGTTGCTCATCGTCAAGTTCCGTTTCATTCATTAAATCTATATTCCCCTGGATAACAGTTAAAGGTGTTTTTACATCATGAGCAAGTGCGGCTATTTGTTCCCTTTGTGATTGCTCTGCTTTCCATTGTTGTTCTAAAGATAATTTTAAGCTGTCCTTCATTTCTGAAATAGAGTTCAATACCGCATTGTATTCACTGATTTCAGAGCTTTCTACCTCAAAGTCAAGATTTTGCTTCTGTATTTGTTCTGTTGCCATAATCAACGGAGATAACTGAATTTTCAGTTTTCGGGAATATCGTATTGTCAGACAAACGCAAACCGCTATGCAATTTACCCCTATCAACAGCAATAATAATATTTCGGGAGCAGGCAAATGTTTCTGCATCCAGTCATTTTTATATTGCGAACCCACATAATATTTCAGTACGCAATATTCTGTTTCCCTCGGTATGAATTGGTATTGTGTCCTGCTTGTAGGGTCACTGTTTTCTCCAGTTTTTGCAAATTCCAACGCCTTTTCCTGCTCCGTTGTATCCATGTTTGTATAGAGAACATTATAATCTTCATCAAGTATCAGATATTCACAATAGGAAGGGATTGCAACCTTTGTAATATCTGGTGCAGCCGCAATTATCGGCGATATTTCCTGTACGGAATGTTCCGCATTATTAGCATAAGTCACATACCCTGCACTTGAAGCAAATGCAAGGAGCAAAAAAGGAACTGCCGCCGATAAGAGCAATCCTAATATGAGAATAATTAAGAATTTCCAGAAAATCATTTGCAATGAAGTCCGTTTTATCCTTCCCATCTATATCCTACCCCCCAGACTGTGTTAATCGGAGTAACACCATATCCTGCCAACTTACTGCGAATATTCTTTATATGTGTTGCAATCGTTGAATTGTCGCTGTTACCATCAAATCCAAAAACAGCTTCATAAATCTGCTCTCTTGTAAATACCTGCCCTCTATTTCTGGCTAAATACTCACAAATTTCATACTCGCTTTTGGTTAGGTCAACTTTCTTGCCTTTCATAAAAAGTTCCTTTGAAGATAAATCAAACTTGATTTCCTGTTCAAATCCTAATGTATTATGGTGCTCCCGTCTTTCCCGACGCAGGTGGGCAGTAACACGGGCTCGTAATTCACCTATTCGGAAAGGCTTAGTAATATAATCATCAGCACCTATTCCTAATCCGTAGATAATGTCTGTTTCCATTACTTTTGCTGTGAGAAATAGAATAGGGCAGTCTACAATTCCTCGGATTTTTTTGCAAAACATAAATCCGTCAACATCTGGCATCATAATATCTAACAAAATCAAATCATAATTTTTTAAAGTATTTATTGTAACATCTGCCGCGCTTTCGCATACAGTAACGATATGTCCATCCTTTTCCAAGCTATTCTTAACTAAGTCAAGAATGGCTTTCTCATCATCAATTACTAACAATCGTGCCAACTCAAAGCACCTCCTTTATCAATCTGCTAATTCCGCAATATAGTACTTCTCATTGATGTTTACCGCAATATCTGTTGTTTCATCAATATTATAAACATATCCATATCGCAATTTATTTCCCTCAACCGTTGTAATGTTTTGAGAAACCTGCCCGATTTCTTCCTCTAACTCTGAATATGAGATTGTCTTTTCAGTAATGATATATGTCTTATTGTCAAAACTTATCTCGTTATAATCAGCAACATTCAGTTCGTATTTGGGCAGAGTGTCATTCAACATATTATTCTTATCCGCCGTGTCTGATATTCTGTTATTGCAACCCATAAAAAAGATGGTTAAAGTTATCAGACATACGCATAGCAATCGGAATTTTTTAATCATTTTCTTTCCCTCCATCCCATAGTCTAATCCACATAATGCTAACAGCGAATAGCACAAGTATGGCTACGATATTTATTATAATTCCAACATAGAAGGTACTGCAACTCTGCAAATAAGCATCCTTGTTCGTAGTCGCAAGAAGCCAGAAATCCATAAACCGAACGCTCCATGCCCACGGAATATACTGCCAGCATACATCTCCTAAACCTGTGAGCATAATCGCAGATAGTAAGCTGCCCGCAATTCCAAGCCCCATAGAAGCACTTTTACCAAATATAAAAGCACACAAAAAATGTATTTGGTATATAGGTGTAGAAGATAAAAGCAGAAGCCCTATAACCTGCACATATCCGCTTATAGAAGTAAACGGAAACATAAGGGCAAAACTGCCGACTGCAAGTGTATAAAATAGCAAAGAATTTATCAGCAGAAAACATAGTTCCCCTATATAAATGTGCGTTCTTGAAGAAACAGTACTAAGTATAAATTGATAATGACCTGCCTGACTTTCCCGCTGGGCAATAATTCCCACAATAATTCCAACTAGAAAAGGATATATTATGCCCAGCATTTCAAAGAAAGCACTTATTTTAAGTGTTCTGTTCCAACTCGAAATATGAAAATAGCCTGCAAATGCCAAAGCAAGTATAAGAGGCACGATTATATAAATAACATTCAACATAGAACGCTTTGCTTTTAGATAATCTGCTCTGACACATCTTAATACTGTTCCCATTATCTTACCTCCTGCCGTGAAAATCCTTTTGCACCAAGCCTTATTAAAGCTGAAAATAGTATTACAGAAAGCAGCAATGCTAAAATAACCATAACCAATGATACTGGCAAATTTCCTGCTTCTTCAGAAACAGGCACTCCATTTGGCAAAATACCGATTGTTGGAACCATTAAGCGTGGCATCCAACTATACGGACAAAAAATCCAGTATTTTGTGTTTGCAAATATTACGCCCAAGGCTGAGCCTATTCCTGCGTTTATTACAACCGTCGCAAATGCACCAATCTTTTTCGACAGCCACAAACATATTGGAATTTCCCACATAGAAGCTACGATAATACAAAAAATACCTGCCGCAGCTTGAAATAGCGATATACTAATTGGGATTTCATAAATAAAGTAAACCGCTATACCGCCAAGCATATTCAACCCTAAAAAAATGAAATTCGCTATAATATCCAAAATCAATATGACGATTGCTTTTGCAATCCACGCATTTTTAAGTTTTATAGGCAGCGGGATAAGACTTCTGTATTTCAGCTTTCCGCCATCCCGTTGTTCACACATCGTGCAAAGCAAAGTGAGAAATCCAGGGAAAAGCAAAACATACCACCAGTTAAATGCGTTTTGCTGATACCACATTGGCGCAAACACATTCATAAGCAGGGTAATAACAGGGGCGAGAATAACGAGTTTTATTGCAAAAGTCCGTTTGTGCTTTATCCATTCGGAAGATACATATTCTTTCATCACATTACCTCCCTGCTTTCTTCAACGACCTTAAGAAACAATTCCTCAAGGTTTTCGCTATGCTGCATTTTACCTTCATATCCAAGCCTGCCGTTTGCAATGATACCTATGTCATCTGCAATAAGCTGCACTTCTGAAAGAATGTGGCTTGACAATATAACCGTTATTCCTCTTTGTGGAAATAGACGGATTAAGTTTCGTAGCTCTCCGATTCCAATCGGGTCTAATCCATTTGTCGGCTCATCGAGAATTAGTAAAGACGGATTGTTTAGCAATGCAACCGCAATGCCTAACCGCTGTTTCATTCCCATTGAAAATTGTCCTGCCTTTTTCTTTCCTGTGTTTTGTAAATCCACAAGCTCCAACACTTCATTGATACGCTGCTCTGGCAACCCCAACAAAATAGTCCTTACTTTTAAATTTTCATACGCCGTCAAGTTTTCATATAACGGGGGATTTTCTATCAAAGCTCCGATATGCATTAAATCCTGTCTGCTCCATGAGTGATTGGCAAATTCAATCGTACCCTTGGTAGGATGAAGCATACCTGTTACCATCTTTAAGATTGTAGATTTTCCTGCTCCATTCGGACCTAATAATCCGTATACGCTATTTTCCCGTACATGAATTGACACATCTGTTACAGCGGAATGTTTTCCAAAGCTCTTGCAAAGATTTGTTGTTTTCAATATGAAATCCATAATGTTTCATTTCCTTTCTTGATTTTGATACATAAAGGGTACTGCACATTTTTGAAGATTTCATAAAGATAAGGAGCCTTTTTAAAATCCTGATTAACGCCCGCCATATCAGTATAGGGTAAACAAGAAAAGCTAATTTTGCTTTAATGTTTATTGGCATGAGCCATACCCGATTGATGTTCAATACGCCCTCAATCCGATTTTCCTTACAGAGCCTTTGTACCCGCCTTGCCGATATTCCCCAAAGCTCCGCTGCTTCCTGTGCCGTCACATACTCAAACATTTCTGTCCTCCTCAAATTGTACTGTATCTACCATAGCCGTTTAAACGAACTGTATCAATTCATAAAACATGAATTTTTATCTTCCGACAAGAAAAGCGACAGAGCCTTACTCCGCCGCCAATTTATTATGCGTAAATTATTTCTTTCTCAACAATCTCCCTCGCACAAGCCCTTACGTTATTAAGGCGTTGTACCCATTCTAAGGCATTTTC is from Lachnospiraceae bacterium JLR.KK002 and encodes:
- the tig gene encoding trigger factor, producing the protein MKKKLMLLLCTVCAVTLLGGCGTGNKNTGGKKESTEKTEKTEEKDDSEKEKASIEYNVDDYVELGEYKGLEVSLGTYEVKDEDVKSRIESILTSYPVYEDLDKDTVEDGDFVNIDYEGIKDGEAFNGGTAEGAVLEIGSNSFIDGFEEGLIGKKVGEKTDLNLTFPEDYQNEELAGQEVVFHVTVNKIVSKTDMIYDQMDDAFVAENMSSQGYNNVEEFEKGVREQMEQDNESRKKVETQAAVLQKLREVCKVNGFPEGLLEQKIEEYMERFENNMSTSYGMKLEDYLQATGTTEEAFNEQVKQLMAESLEGDLILEAIAGKEHVETEEKEYEAYKKSVVEEYGYASEEALVEQYGEEYIKSIYENEQVLNMVIEQANITYSEQSQEGETPASDGETQEGETPASDGETQEGETPASDGETQEGETPAS
- a CDS encoding MFS transporter encodes the protein MNHKYGRLSNNFKRIFLTDNLSFIMNKVLLFAMPLWIMEVTGSAVMLSLYNSSIVLTSVLVSPVSGIFSDRMNKIKIIKSGNILKLLSVFLIFLLFQEPETNVYLIIGVFLLRYLCISVINPSTSSLIVHIVDKKEIENAVYIQQLTTQVLQILSPAIAGMLVSMLSYRNIYLTDIVVIIIVLCLLSGFSYESDSQNVQKKEEKNSFIKKELLKKHSAGKAIPVFLLCASVINVLGSAMVLSMQVYMVNDKINKALAGILFAASPAGGIIGSLLAKKIGLQKFHVYHSMFFVSLMGIFNVVMGIFAHFHQVYYFIAAYFISGIFFGLSNVQFGIFYKKYIPKEIQGRFFGFLNSILLIATPAGNLINGFFIEVMNVSASILLLGGLTCISGLLFAGITKKMFHGTEEMFL
- a CDS encoding HAMP domain-containing sensor histidine kinase encodes the protein MGRIKRTSLQMIFWKFLIILILGLLLSAAVPFLLLAFASSAGYVTYANNAEHSVQEISPIIAAAPDITKVAIPSYCEYLILDEDYNVLYTNMDTTEQEKALEFAKTGENSDPTSRTQYQFIPRETEYCVLKYYVGSQYKNDWMQKHLPAPEILLLLLIGVNCIAVCVCLTIRYSRKLKIQLSPLIMATEQIQKQNLDFEVESSEISEYNAVLNSISEMKDSLKLSLEQQWKAEQSQREQIAALAHDVKTPLTVIQGNIDLMNETELDDEQRLYAGYITESSEQIQVYIKTLIDISRTVTGYQLQVEKIDIADYMEQIEAQASALCVTKEIRLSMETDMGCFEADKLLLERAIMNVVNNALEYSPQRGTIYVETQRKENFLQVIITDEGTGFTNEDLHHAREQFFMGDNSRSSNMHFGMGLYITNSIVKQHNGELTLKNSDKTGGAEVIIKIPYQDFFGQLSVCSCNADLTYT
- a CDS encoding response regulator transcription factor → MARLLVIDDEKAILDLVKNSLEKDGHIVTVCESAADVTINTLKNYDLILLDIMMPDVDGFMFCKKIRGIVDCPILFLTAKVMETDIIYGLGIGADDYITKPFRIGELRARVTAHLRRERREHHNTLGFEQEIKFDLSSKELFMKGKKVDLTKSEYEICEYLARNRGQVFTREQIYEAVFGFDGNSDNSTIATHIKNIRSKLAGYGVTPINTVWGVGYRWEG
- a CDS encoding NisI/SpaI family lantibiotic immunity lipoprotein — protein: MIKKFRLLCVCLITLTIFFMGCNNRISDTADKNNMLNDTLPKYELNVADYNEISFDNKTYIITEKTISYSELEEEIGQVSQNITTVEGNKLRYGYVYNIDETTDIAVNINEKYYIAELAD
- a CDS encoding lantibiotic immunity ABC transporter MutG family permease subunit, which translates into the protein MGTVLRCVRADYLKAKRSMLNVIYIIVPLILALAFAGYFHISSWNRTLKISAFFEMLGIIYPFLVGIIVGIIAQRESQAGHYQFILSTVSSRTHIYIGELCFLLINSLLFYTLAVGSFALMFPFTSISGYVQVIGLLLLSSTPIYQIHFLCAFIFGKSASMGLGIAGSLLSAIMLTGLGDVCWQYIPWAWSVRFMDFWLLATTNKDAYLQSCSTFYVGIIINIVAILVLFAVSIMWIRLWDGGKEND
- a CDS encoding lantibiotic immunity ABC transporter MutE/EpiE family permease subunit → MKEYVSSEWIKHKRTFAIKLVILAPVITLLMNVFAPMWYQQNAFNWWYVLLFPGFLTLLCTMCEQRDGGKLKYRSLIPLPIKLKNAWIAKAIVILILDIIANFIFLGLNMLGGIAVYFIYEIPISISLFQAAAGIFCIIVASMWEIPICLWLSKKIGAFATVVINAGIGSALGVIFANTKYWIFCPYSWMPRLMVPTIGILPNGVPVSEEAGNLPVSLVMVILALLLSVILFSALIRLGAKGFSRQEVR
- a CDS encoding lantibiotic protection ABC transporter ATP-binding protein: MMDFILKTTNLCKSFGKHSAVTDVSIHVRENSVYGLLGPNGAGKSTILKMVTGMLHPTKGTIEFANHSWSRQDLMHIGALIENPPLYENLTAYENLKVRTILLGLPEQRINEVLELVDLQNTGKKKAGQFSMGMKQRLGIAVALLNNPSLLILDEPTNGLDPIGIGELRNLIRLFPQRGITVILSSHILSEVQLIADDIGIIANGRLGYEGKMQHSENLEELFLKVVEESREVM